DNA sequence from the Janibacter sp. CX7 genome:
ACTCCCCCACGCACGCCCTCGACGTCGTCTCGACGATCGAGGCCGTGCTCGAGGCGCCGATGGCCGTCCTCGTCGCGCAGCAGCACGCCGCCCGCGGCGAGGCGATCGCCGAGATGAAGGCGGACGGCATCGAGTACGAGGAGCGGATGCGGCTGCTCGAGGAGATCACCTGGCCGCGCCCGCTCGCCGAGGAGCTGGCCGCGGCCTTCGAGACCTATCGGCAGAGCCACCCGTGGCTGCCTGAGGAGGCGCTCGTGCCGAAGTCGGTCGTGCGCCTCATGTGGGAGGAGGGGATGTCCTTCGCCGACTTCGTGCGCCGATTCACCCTCGCCCCGCGCGAGGGGCTCGTGCTGCGCTACCTCACCGATGCCTACCGCACGCTCACCCGCACCGTGCCGGAGGCGCACTCCTCCCCCGAGCTGCGCGAGATCGTCGAGTGGCTCGGCGAGACGGTGCGCCAGACCGACTCCTCGCTGCTCGACGAGTGGGAGGCCCTGGCCGACCCGGACGCCGCCGCGCGACTCGCCGAGGACCGCGAGGCGGCCCCGCCGCCGCGGCCGCTGTCGGCGCGCACCGGCCCCTTCCGCGCGATGGTGCGCGGCGCCCTGTGGCAGCGCGTCGAGCGCGCCGCCCGCGACGACCTGTCGGCCCTGGCCGCCATCGAGCAGGCCGCGGCCGAGCTCGCCGACGACGGGCGCGCGCCGGTCATGCGCTACGACGACTGGGACGTCGCGCTCGGTGACTACTGGGAGGAGCACGACCGGATCGGCACCGACCAGGACGCCCGCGGGCCCCAGCACCTGCACGTCGAGGAGGTGCGTGGCCCGGCGCCCGGACGTGACGACGGCGACGACGCCGCGGACGTGCGTCTGTGGGAGGTGCGCCAGACCCTCGCCGACCCCGAGGGCGACGGCGACTGGGTCGTCGAGGCCCTCGTCGACCTCGACGCCTCCGACCGGGTCGGCGAGGCGGTCGTGCTCGCCACGGCGCTGCGCCGGCTGTGACCGCGGGCATATCCTGACGACCTGATGATCACGCTCCCCCGGCGTCTCGCCCACCTCCTGCTCGCCCTGGCCGTCGCGCTCGGCCCGGCGCTGCTGTCCGCCCCCTCGGCCTCCGCGTCCGCTCCCGCCGACGCGTCCGCGTCCAAGGTCCCCGACCCCCTTCGCGTCGGGACCGAAGGGGTGTACGCCCCCTTCTCCATCAAGCAGGGTGACGACTTCACCGGCTTCGACGTCGAGGTGATGAAGGCCGTCGGCGAGCGGCTCGGGGTCGAGGTGGAGTTCGTCGCGACGCCGTGGGACTCGATGTTCGCCGCCCTCGCAGCGGGGCGCTTCGACGTCGTCGCCAACCAGGTCAACGTCAACCCCGAGCGCGAGAAGCTCTACGACCTCTCCGACCCCTACGTCGACACCGCCGGCGTGCTCGTCGTCGCCGAGGACAACCCGGAGAACATCACGAAGCTCTCCGACCTCAAGGGCAAGCGCGCCGCCGAGAACCTCACGAGCAGCTGGGCCGAGGTGGCCAAGGACAACGGCGCCGACATCGTCGGCGTGGACGGCATGAACGAGGCGATGTCGAGCCTCAAGGAGGGCCGGGTCGACGCGATCGTCAACGACAAGCTCGCCGTGCGCAACTACATCGCGACCAGCCCCGACCCCGGGGTCAAGATCGTCGCCGAGACCGACGACCAGGCCCAGTCGGTCTTCGCCGCGAAGAAGGGCACCGGCTACATGCCGGAGATCAACAAGGCCCTCGCGGAGATGGAGGAGGACGGGACCACCCAGGCGATCTACGACAAGTACTTCTCGGCGGACCAGGCCGCCCCGAGCGCCTGGGACCTCGTCAAGGACAACGCCGGGCCCATGGCCTGGGCGACGATCAAGGTGACCATCCCGCTCACGGCGATCTCCTTCGCCATCGGCCTCGTGCTCGCCCTCGTCGCCGCCATCGGCCGGATGTCGACCTCGGCCGTCCCGCGGGGCATCGCCCGCGCCTACATCTCGATCATCCGGGGCACGCCGCTGCTCGTGCAGCTCTTCCTCATCTTCTACGCGCTTCCCGAGGTCGGCATCGACCTGCCGCCCTTCGTCGCCGCCGTCATCGCCCTGTCTCTCAACGTCGGCGGCTACGCGGCCGAGGTGATCCGCTCGGCCATCGAGTCGATCCCCAAGGGGCAGTGGGAGGCGGCGCAGACGATCGGCATGGGGCCACGCACGGCGCTGCGCCGGATCATCCTGCCGCAGGCGACCCGCACGGCGATCCCGCCGCTGTCCAACACCCTCGTCTCGCTGCTCAAGGACACCTCGCTCACCTCGATCATCCTCGTCGTCGAGCTGACCCAGACCGCCCGCTTCGCCGCGGCGCCGACCTTCCAGTACATGCCGATGTTCGCGCTCGCCGCCCTCTACTACTGGATCATCTGCACGATCCTGTCCTTCCTCCAGGACCGTGCCGAGGAGAGGTTCAGCCGTTATGTCGCAGCCTGAGATGGTCGTCTCCGCGGCCCACGTCCGCAAGAGCTTCGGGGACAAGGAGGTCCTGCGCGACATCTCCTTCGAGGTCGGCCCCGGCGAGGTGACCGTCGTCCTCGGCCCGTCGGGCTCGGGCAAGACGACCCTGCTGCGCGCCCTCGGCGGGCTCGAGCGTCCCGATGCCGGCGTCATCACGGTCGGCGACGCGAGCGTCGACTTCGCCCAGCTGACGCCCGGCCGTCACGACCGGCTCCCCCGGGGTCAGCGCGAGCAGCTGACCGCGCTCGGTCGGCAGAGCGGCTTCGTCTTCCAGGGGCACAACCTCTTCGCCCACAAGACCGCCCTCGACAACATCACCGAGGGCCCGGTCGTCGTGCAGGGCGAGGACCCGGAGGCCGCGCGCGAGCGGGCGCTGGCGCTGCTCGACCAGGTCGGGCTGCGCGAGCACGCCGACAAGTACCCCTTCCAGCTCTCCGGCGGTCAGCAGCAGCGGGTCGGCATCGCCCGGGCGCTCGCGCTGCGGCCCTCGGTCGTCCTCTTCGACGAGCCGACCTCGGCGCTCGACCCCGAGACCGTCGGCGAGGTGCTGCAGGTGATGCGCGACCTCGCCGAGCAGCACTGGACGATGGTCGTCGTCACCCACGAGATCCGCTTCGCCCGGCAGGTGGCCGACGAGGTCCTCTTCATCGACGGCGGGGTCGTCGTCGAGCGGGGCGCGCCCGAGCAGGTGATCCTCGACCCGCAGGCCGAGCGCACCCGCAGCTTCCTCCAGCGCATCCTCGACCCGCTGTGACGCCGTGATCCTCGTCGACCCGCCCACGTGGCCCGGCTGGGGTCGCACGTGGAGCCATCTCGTCTCGGACGCCTCGATCGAGGAGCTGCACGCCTTCGCGCAGCGGCTGGGCATCCCCCGCAAGCTCTTCGACGAGGACCACTACGACGTGCCGGTCGAGCGCTACGACGAGGTCGTCGCCGCCGGCGCGACGCAGGTGACCGGAGCAGAGCTCATCCGCCGCCTCATCCGCAGCGGCCTGCGGGTCACGGCCGCCGAGCGAGCCGGTCGAGCTCCCGACGCAGGTTGACCCGCGCGCCCTCTGCAGGTCGACAGGCGAGGTCGCGACCGAACTCCTAGGCTGGGTGGCGCACCACGCAGCGACACCACGCACCACGCAACACGCACCAGACACAAAGGGGACATTTCAGCATGGGGAAGCACCTGACCACCGCCCGATCCTGCGCGCTCGTCGCGATCGCCGCTCTCGGCCTGTCCGCCTGCGGCGCCCTCGGCGACGGCGACGGCGACTCGACCGTGACGGTCACCGAGTCCTCGCAGGACCAGAGCCAGACCTCCGAGCCCACGGCTCAGAGCACCACCACGACGCCGACCTCCACGGCAAGCACGACGGAGGACCCCACCGAGAGCTCCACGGCGAGCTCGAGCGACGTGACCAACACCCCACCTGCGGGGTCCACGCCCAACACCGACACCTCGAAGTCGATCGACGTCAACACCCTGACGGAGAAGGTCGAGGCCCACACCGACAGCCAGGTCCCCCCGGACGTGACCCTGTCGTGCATGGGCGGCATCGTGCTCGTCGCCAACGAGACCCAGAAGTGCTCGTGGATGGACTCCAACGGCAATGTCACCCGGCTGACCATCACGGTCGACTGGGCAGCAGTGGTCGGCGACCAGATCCAGTACAACCTGTCGCTGGAGAACTCCGCCTACACGCCCTGACCTGCGGCCCTCACGGGCCACCCCGGAGCCGGTCGAGCTCGCGTCGCAGGTTGACGCGGGCTCGACCGCTCCAGTGCTCGTGCGCGTGGTCGGTGAGGTAGAGGCGCTCCCGCTCGACGAAGGGAGTGAGCACCGCGCTCCTGCCCCGCGCGAAGTCCGCGGCCGGCACCTGCCGGTACTCGATGCGCACCTGGGCGCAGTAGCCGTCGAAGCGGTCGGCCGGAGCCGACAGGATCCACAGGTCGGCGTCGTGGAAGGCCTGCGACACCGGGTCGCCCGCACTCATCTCGTGGGTCGCCGACTCCCGCACCAGCCGGGCGATGGTCGCGACATCGGCGGGCGGCAGGCCGAGGGCCGTAAGCCGCTCCTCCGCCAGACGCGCGGAGGCCTCCTCGCTCGCCCCCGGGGCCCCGCCCGTCTCGTAGACCGCGTCGTGGAACCACCCGACCATCGCGGCCAGGTGCCGGTCACGACCGGCGAGGTGTCCCCCTTCGGCCAGCTCGTCGAGGGCC
Encoded proteins:
- a CDS encoding ABC transporter substrate-binding protein/permease; its protein translation is MITLPRRLAHLLLALAVALGPALLSAPSASASAPADASASKVPDPLRVGTEGVYAPFSIKQGDDFTGFDVEVMKAVGERLGVEVEFVATPWDSMFAALAAGRFDVVANQVNVNPEREKLYDLSDPYVDTAGVLVVAEDNPENITKLSDLKGKRAAENLTSSWAEVAKDNGADIVGVDGMNEAMSSLKEGRVDAIVNDKLAVRNYIATSPDPGVKIVAETDDQAQSVFAAKKGTGYMPEINKALAEMEEDGTTQAIYDKYFSADQAAPSAWDLVKDNAGPMAWATIKVTIPLTAISFAIGLVLALVAAIGRMSTSAVPRGIARAYISIIRGTPLLVQLFLIFYALPEVGIDLPPFVAAVIALSLNVGGYAAEVIRSAIESIPKGQWEAAQTIGMGPRTALRRIILPQATRTAIPPLSNTLVSLLKDTSLTSIILVVELTQTARFAAAPTFQYMPMFALAALYYWIICTILSFLQDRAEERFSRYVAA
- a CDS encoding amino acid ABC transporter ATP-binding protein, yielding MSQPEMVVSAAHVRKSFGDKEVLRDISFEVGPGEVTVVLGPSGSGKTTLLRALGGLERPDAGVITVGDASVDFAQLTPGRHDRLPRGQREQLTALGRQSGFVFQGHNLFAHKTALDNITEGPVVVQGEDPEAARERALALLDQVGLREHADKYPFQLSGGQQQRVGIARALALRPSVVLFDEPTSALDPETVGEVLQVMRDLAEQHWTMVVVTHEIRFARQVADEVLFIDGGVVVERGAPEQVILDPQAERTRSFLQRILDPL
- a CDS encoding DUF4031 domain-containing protein, with protein sequence MILVDPPTWPGWGRTWSHLVSDASIEELHAFAQRLGIPRKLFDEDHYDVPVERYDEVVAAGATQVTGAELIRRLIRSGLRVTAAERAGRAPDAG